The genomic DNA AGGGCGAACTTGGGTGGCCGAGCGCGGGGTGGGACCGCTGGTCCACGTCCTGGCGGAACTGATGGAGAACGCCACCTCCTTCTCCAAGCCGCTGCCCCCCGTCGAGGTGCGGGCCGCACCGGTCAGCCGGGGTCTCGCCGTGGAGATCGAGGACCGCGGCCTGGGCATGGAACCCGAGCAGTACGCCGCCGCCGACGCCCTGATGCGGTCGCCGCCGCAACTCGAGCCGGGGTATCCCCTTCGTCGTCGGCGTCAACTGCTTCCACGGCGTCAGGGACCGGGCACAGGAGGAGATCCGCAGGGCACTCGATCTCGATCCGCAGGTGCCGCTGATGCTCTGCGACGCCTGCGACCGGACAGCAGGCCGCGACGTGCTGCTGGCGCTCATCGACCACCTGATGGCCGCCCGGTTCCACACCGCACCGCACCCCGTGGCCTGACCGGGCCATCCAGGACCGGGCCGGCTGTCAATGAGGCGGTCGGCCCACTCCGGGCTCTTGAACCCCAGGGGCGGGCAGCACTAACCGCGCCGGGATCACCATGACGCCGTTCACGTCGTGGTGAGCGAGTCACATACCTCGGCGAAGTCACACCGCCCTTGAGCGCGACCCAGCCTCCCGTAACCGATCGCAGGCGTTCATGATCTCGGCTGCGGCTGCATCGGCGCTGAATCGGCGTCATCAAACACGGCCTGAAGAAGATCCAGTACCGCCCGTATCTGATCGACGGCTGCCTGGCCGAGACCGGCCTGCTCCTCAGACCACCGTAACTTCACGCATTAAAGATCAGTAATCGCAGTTCAGGGTGTGTAACTCAGTATTCGAGCGGCACAGGGTCGAGCGGAGCGGACGGGGCCGGGGCGGACGATCACTGGAACCGTTTGACCACCCCGTCCGCCAGCGCGTCCGCGGCAGTGGCCAGATGCACTCCCGCCGTGTCCAGCCGGCACAGCAGCAGAGTTGCCTTCAGCGTGTCGGCGGTCAGCGGGCGGGCGAGCAGCGCGGAGACCGCGTACTGGTACGCCGTTCGCAGGCCTTGCTTCTTGGCGTGCAGGGCGTGTTCGGCGGCCTGCCGGGGCGCGCGGGGCAGCAGCCGGACCGCATCGCCGAGTTCGCCGACGCCTCGGGTCAGCGCGGCGAGTACGGGGCGGAACGCGTCCTCATTGCCGAGTGCGAACAGGTCCGCCTCACGGATGAAGTCGCGTACCGCGTCGAGCACGTCGTCGACGGACCGGGACAGCCGGAACAGGTCCTCCCGGTCGATGGGCGAGCTGACGCTGCGGCGCAGCTGGGCGACGAGCAAGCCGCGCCGGGTGTCCCCCTCGTGCTCTATCTCGCCGATTCGGCTCCGGGCGATGTCCGGGGGCAGCTCACCGTTAGCGAGCGCGGACGCCAGCGCGACGCCGTCCGCGGCCGCGGAGAGCTGATCGAGGATCAGTCCGGCGAGCACCTGGTCGTTGCGTCCGGAGAGCTCCCGGAACAAGTGGCTGAGACGGGTCGGCATCATCGGATCGCCTCCAGGGTCAGGTAACCCACAGCGCCGACCGCGAACGCCGTCGGCAGGGTCAACAGCCAGGCGCGACCGAGTCGCACCACTCCTCGCCAGCGCACCCGCCGGGCTCCTCCGGAGAGTCCGGTGCCCACCATGGCGCCGGAAAGGGACTGGGTCATGCTGACCGGAGCCCCGAGCGCGGCGGTGCCGAGGACGACTCCGGCGCTGGACAGTTCGGTGACTACCACTGCATCCGGGCGGCCGCTGGTCAGCTGGCCGGCGAGCGCCGCGGCGAGTCGGGGCAGTCCGATCATGCCGCCCACCAGGAAGCAGCCGGTGACGGTGGCCAGTGCCAGCGGTGATACGGCTAGTGCGTCCGGGCTGCCGCTCTGCACGGCGGCCAAGACTGCCAGCATCTTCTGGCCGTCGTTGGCGCCGTACGCCAGGCAGGTCGCGGCGAGTGCGCCGACGTGCAGCCAGCGCAGCCGCCGGCCCGCCCCCTCAGGCGCGGGCAGTGCCCCGACCATTTTGGTCACGGCCAGCGCGGCGAGGGCTCCGGCTACCGGCGACACGGCGGCGACCAGCAGGACGAGCCCGATGATCCGCCAGTTCACCGGTGTCTGAGCGCCGACGCCCGCACCGGCGATGCCGCCGATCAGGGCCAGGGTCAGGCTGGTCGGCAGGCCACGCGCGGACAATGCGGCGGTTACCAGGATCGCGCCGCCAACTCCCGCGGCGACGGCGACACCGGCGTCGGCACCGTCGAAGGCGACCAGGCGCTGGCCGAGGGTCACGGCCACCGCCGTGCCGAGGACCACCGGAGCAGCGGCGACCGCGGCGGCGAGCAGGACCAGGCCGGTGACCGGTCGGAACCCGCGGATCCGCAGGCCTATCCCGACTAGGGCGCCGGCGTCGTTAAAGCCGGTGAAGGTGGCGAAGAGTGCGGCCAACGCGAGTCCCTCCCAACTAATGTCTGCCATTGGCACCTCCGCAGGGCGTCGAGCGGGAACTCCGCGTACGGGCCGCAACGCCCGACGTGCCGCCGGCCGCATGCCGGCGATAATCATCTCTACGTGCTGTTCGAGTCCGGCTCGGCAGCGTACGGCCCGGCGACAACGGCGACGGCACCGCCTGCATGACGCATCAAAATCTGGTACCGGTCGGCCGCCCACGCACTCGGCTGAGCCTCGCCGCCCCGGGCCGTGTTCCGTCCGCTCAGCCGATCCGGGCGGCCAGCAGCGAGATCAGCCGATCGACGGTGACGGTTTCCAGCGAAACCACCACAGCACCGTGACCGTCGGCCAGCGCCTCGCCATCCTCGGGTACCGCCACGACCAGGCAGCCCGCGGCCAGCGCCGCCGCGATGCCCCGGGGGGAATCCTCCAGCGCCACACAGTTGCGCGGATCAACGCCCAGCCGTTCGGTCGCCGTCAGGTACGCCTCCGGATGGGGCTTCGGGTGGGTCACCTCGTCGCCGCAGACCACGGTGTCGAACATGCCGGGATCGAGCTGGGCCAGCACCTCGTCAACCAGGGCGCGGTGGCTCGAGGTCACCAGTGCGGTGGGAATCCCCTGCTGGCGTACGGATTCCACCATGGCCTGGGCAGTCGGCCGCCACGGCACCCCGAGGGCGAACAGCTGTCGGGTACGCTCCAGCAGCCAGGCGGCCGACTCCTCGACGTCGGCCTCGACGCCCAGGTCCTCCTGGACAATCCGGGCGGTGTCTCGCAGATTCCCGCCGATCACCCGGCGGCGGGTCTCGATCGACAGTGTGCCGCCGAGCATCTCGGCCAGATCGGCGAGACTGACGTCCCAGAGGGGTTCACTGTCGAACAGCGTGCCGTCCATGTCGAACAGCGCCGCTTCCAACTGACCGGCGCCCGGGGCAGCTATGTTCGCCGTCACCGGAGGGCCCCGGTAAGCCAGCGCTGCAGAGTACGGGGATCGTCGCTGGTCGTCCCGTCCACGCCGATCTCGAGCCAGCGCCGCAGATCATCCTCGTTGCGGGTGGGCCATCCATGCACCGGGAAACCCTCGTTGTGCAGCTGCTGGACGATCTCGGCGGTCAGCCCTTCCCCGCCGCTGTGGATCCGGCAGGACCCGGTGTCTTTGATCAACTTCTGGTAGCCGCCTGGGTAGGCCTCGGCGACGGTCCAACTGGACACGATGATGCCCCGCGCAATCTCCGGCAGCTTCTCGGCTACGGTGGCCATCGCCTCGACCGAGAAGCCGGTCAGGATCGTCCGCTCCGCGTAGTCGGGATGGTGGGGGAAGAAGTCGACCAGACCGTCGATGGCAGCCAGATCCTTGATCTCCAACTGGATCAGTCGCGTCGTTGCCTGATACATCTGCTCCAGCGTGGGCACCCGCTCACCCCCGCCCACATCGACCGAGCTGATCTTCGACCAGGTCAGCTCCGCGACTGGGCCCAGGGCCTTACCGGCGAGCTCGGCCGCGACCCGGTCCAGGGTCGCGTCGTGCAGCATGAAGAGCTGTCCGTCGGAACTGATTCGTACGTCGGTCTCCACCTCATCGACGCCGATCTCTTCCGCCACGCGGTAGGACGCAATGGTGTTCTCGGGTGCTTCGGCCATGGCACCACGGTGTCCGACTACGGCAAATACCACGATCTTC from Streptosporangium sp. NBC_01756 includes the following:
- a CDS encoding HAD family hydrolase, whose translation is MTANIAAPGAGQLEAALFDMDGTLFDSEPLWDVSLADLAEMLGGTLSIETRRRVIGGNLRDTARIVQEDLGVEADVEESAAWLLERTRQLFALGVPWRPTAQAMVESVRQQGIPTALVTSSHRALVDEVLAQLDPGMFDTVVCGDEVTHPKPHPEAYLTATERLGVDPRNCVALEDSPRGIAAALAAGCLVVAVPEDGEALADGHGAVVVSLETVTVDRLISLLAARIG
- a CDS encoding DUF47 domain-containing protein; translated protein: MMPTRLSHLFRELSGRNDQVLAGLILDQLSAAADGVALASALANGELPPDIARSRIGEIEHEGDTRRGLLVAQLRRSVSSPIDREDLFRLSRSVDDVLDAVRDFIREADLFALGNEDAFRPVLAALTRGVGELGDAVRLLPRAPRQAAEHALHAKKQGLRTAYQYAVSALLARPLTADTLKATLLLCRLDTAGVHLATAADALADGVVKRFQ
- a CDS encoding glycerophosphodiester phosphodiesterase, which produces MAEAPENTIASYRVAEEIGVDEVETDVRISSDGQLFMLHDATLDRVAAELAGKALGPVAELTWSKISSVDVGGGERVPTLEQMYQATTRLIQLEIKDLAAIDGLVDFFPHHPDYAERTILTGFSVEAMATVAEKLPEIARGIIVSSWTVAEAYPGGYQKLIKDTGSCRIHSGGEGLTAEIVQQLHNEGFPVHGWPTRNEDDLRRWLEIGVDGTTSDDPRTLQRWLTGALR
- a CDS encoding inorganic phosphate transporter, translated to MADISWEGLALAALFATFTGFNDAGALVGIGLRIRGFRPVTGLVLLAAAVAAAPVVLGTAVAVTLGQRLVAFDGADAGVAVAAGVGGAILVTAALSARGLPTSLTLALIGGIAGAGVGAQTPVNWRIIGLVLLVAAVSPVAGALAALAVTKMVGALPAPEGAGRRLRWLHVGALAATCLAYGANDGQKMLAVLAAVQSGSPDALAVSPLALATVTGCFLVGGMIGLPRLAAALAGQLTSGRPDAVVVTELSSAGVVLGTAALGAPVSMTQSLSGAMVGTGLSGGARRVRWRGVVRLGRAWLLTLPTAFAVGAVGYLTLEAIR